The Microcoleus sp. FACHB-68 region GTATTGCTGTTCCAACAAGACTACATCATGCGGTAGGCATGACTTGTCTCCATGCCGGTGTCCATGTCTTGATTGAAAAGCCGATTGCTGCCAGCATTACTGAGGCTGAATCTCTGGTCAATGCTGCCGCTGAATCAGGTTGCATTCTACAAGTGGGGCATATTGAACGCTTTAACCCAGCCTTCCAAGAACTCAGCAAGGTACTAAAGACAGAAGAATTGCTGGCTTTAGAAGCTCATCGCATGAGTCCTTATTCTCACCGGGCTAACGATGTGTCTGTTGTCTTGGATCTGATGATTCATGACATTGACCTGCTCTTAGAGCTTGCAGAGGCTCCTGTGGTTAAGCTAACGGCTAGTGGCAGTCGCGCTTCTGGCTCTGGATATTTAGATTATGTGACCGCAACCCTTGGCTTTGCGAATGGGATTGTGGCCACGCTGACGGCGAGCAAAGTGACTCACCGAAAACTGCGGCGAATTGTGGCTCATTGTAAGAATTCGCTGACGGAGGCGGATTTTCTCAATAATGAAATCTTGATTCACCGGCAAACAACTGCCAACTACATGACGGACTATGGCCAAGTGCTTTACCGGCAGGATGGTCTGATTGAAAAGGTCTATACCAGCAATATTGAGCCGCTTCATGCAGAGCTAGAGCATTTTGTCAACTGCGTCAGGGGGGGAAATCAACCTTCTGTCGGCGGGCAGCAAGCTCTCAAAGCTTTGCGTTTAGCTAGTGTGATTGAGCAAATGGCCCTAGATGGTAAGGTGTGGTACTCCTCAGATTCGGATCGGGGTTCCTTGCATCCTTCCACCGTTACGGTTATGTGATGAAATCGGCTAGAAG contains the following coding sequences:
- a CDS encoding Gfo/Idh/MocA family oxidoreductase, whose amino-acid sequence is MSVGCSNAYVPRNQPEPIRIGVIGVGNMGQHHTRVLSLLKDVELVGVADISVERGLDTASKYRIRFFEDYRDLLPHVEAVCIAVPTRLHHAVGMTCLHAGVHVLIEKPIAASITEAESLVNAAAESGCILQVGHIERFNPAFQELSKVLKTEELLALEAHRMSPYSHRANDVSVVLDLMIHDIDLLLELAEAPVVKLTASGSRASGSGYLDYVTATLGFANGIVATLTASKVTHRKLRRIVAHCKNSLTEADFLNNEILIHRQTTANYMTDYGQVLYRQDGLIEKVYTSNIEPLHAELEHFVNCVRGGNQPSVGGQQALKALRLASVIEQMALDGKVWYSSDSDRGSLHPSTVTVM